One part of the Streptomyces ferrugineus genome encodes these proteins:
- a CDS encoding M24 family metallopeptidase — MTTAVTRGLSPELRGFRQVQRLAYECAEAVAARLEPGITEREAARMQREWLRERGVRDWFHLPFAWFGDRTAFVNFRIPLQFFPTNRRLAPGMPFILDMAPVYDGYTADIGYSGSLGINPVQDKLMADLEVHRELILREVRERRPLREIYEDVDRLMVRQGYANRHRAYPFGVIAHKVDRVRQRRWSAHLFGFGTQSLKGLASDALHGHREGWSPLWSPYRFSDHPPQPGLWAVEPHLGFRGTGAKFEEILVVTDSADPEQSAFWLDDDLPHVRRWAEER; from the coding sequence ATGACTACGGCGGTGACACGCGGACTCTCCCCGGAGCTGCGTGGGTTCAGGCAGGTCCAGCGGCTGGCGTACGAGTGCGCGGAGGCGGTCGCGGCGCGGCTGGAGCCGGGGATCACCGAGCGTGAGGCGGCGCGCATGCAGCGCGAGTGGCTGCGTGAGCGCGGGGTGCGGGACTGGTTCCATCTGCCCTTCGCCTGGTTCGGGGACCGCACGGCGTTCGTGAACTTCCGCATACCGCTGCAGTTCTTCCCCACCAACCGCCGCCTGGCGCCCGGGATGCCGTTCATCCTGGACATGGCCCCGGTGTACGACGGCTACACGGCCGACATCGGCTACTCGGGCTCGCTCGGCATCAACCCGGTGCAGGACAAGCTGATGGCCGATCTGGAGGTACACCGGGAGCTGATCCTGCGCGAGGTGCGCGAGCGGCGGCCGCTGCGGGAGATCTACGAGGACGTGGACCGGCTCATGGTCCGCCAGGGCTACGCCAACCGGCACCGCGCCTATCCCTTCGGCGTGATCGCGCACAAGGTCGACCGGGTGCGGCAGCGCCGCTGGTCGGCGCATCTCTTCGGGTTCGGCACCCAGTCCCTGAAGGGCCTGGCGAGCGACGCGCTGCACGGCCATCGCGAGGGCTGGTCCCCGCTGTGGTCGCCGTACCGCTTCTCCGACCATCCGCCGCAGCCGGGCCTGTGGGCGGTCGAACCCCACCTCGGCTTCCGGGGTACGGGCGCGAAGTTCGAGGAGATCCTGGTCGTCACCGACTCCGCGGATCCCGAACAGAGCGCCTTCTGGCTGGACGACGATCTGCCGCATGTGCGGCGCTGGGCGGAGGAGAGGTGA
- a CDS encoding ABC transporter ATP-binding protein, with protein MIATESLSKRFPRVTALDRLSVDVGPGVTGLVGANGAGKSTLIKILLGLSPATEGRAEVLGLDVATKGGAIRERVGYMPEHDCLPPDVSATEFVVHMARMSGLPPTAARERTADTLRHVGLYEERYRPIGGYSTGMKQRVKLAQALVHDPELVFLDEPTNGLDPVGRDEMLGLIRRIHTDFGISVLVTSHLLGELERTCDHVVIIDGGKLLRSSSTTDFTQTTTTLAIEVTDTDDHPDGTRAVRDALHARGVEVLDGSGGLPGAGHILLLTAQGDETYDLVRDVVADLGLGLVRMEQRRHHISEVFTDSDQGSEQSTEAQRKEAVGHGS; from the coding sequence GTGATCGCGACCGAAAGCCTGAGCAAGCGGTTCCCGAGGGTGACCGCGCTTGACCGGCTCTCCGTGGACGTCGGGCCCGGTGTGACCGGACTCGTCGGAGCCAATGGAGCCGGCAAGTCCACACTGATCAAGATCCTGCTGGGTCTGTCCCCCGCCACCGAGGGCCGCGCCGAAGTGCTCGGACTCGACGTCGCCACCAAGGGCGGCGCCATCCGTGAGCGCGTCGGGTATATGCCGGAGCACGACTGTCTGCCGCCCGACGTCTCGGCCACCGAGTTCGTCGTGCACATGGCCCGCATGTCCGGCCTCCCGCCCACCGCCGCGCGTGAGCGCACCGCGGACACGCTGCGCCACGTCGGTCTGTACGAGGAGCGCTACCGCCCCATCGGCGGCTACTCGACCGGCATGAAGCAGCGCGTGAAGCTGGCGCAGGCCCTGGTGCACGACCCGGAGCTGGTCTTCCTGGACGAGCCGACCAACGGCCTCGACCCGGTCGGCCGCGACGAGATGCTCGGCCTGATCCGCCGTATCCACACGGACTTCGGCATCTCGGTCCTGGTCACCTCCCATCTGCTGGGCGAGCTGGAGCGCACCTGCGACCACGTCGTCATCATCGACGGCGGCAAGCTCCTGCGCTCCAGCTCCACCACCGACTTCACCCAGACCACCACGACCCTCGCCATCGAGGTCACCGACACCGACGACCACCCGGACGGCACCCGCGCGGTGCGCGACGCGCTCCACGCGCGCGGGGTGGAAGTCCTGGACGGCAGCGGTGGCCTCCCCGGCGCCGGCCACATCCTGCTGCTCACCGCGCAGGGCGACGAGACCTACGACCTGGTGCGCGACGTGGTCGCCGACCTCGGCCTCGGCCTGGTGCGCATGGAGCAGCGCCGGCACCACATCTCGGAGGTCTTCACGGACAGCGATCAGGGCAGCGAGCAGAGCACCGAAGCACAGCGGAAGGAGGCGGTCGGTCATGGCAGTTGA
- a CDS encoding ABC transporter permease subunit, whose translation MAVEQPTRTPVAQSGDQTRIHNIGYRTYDGPRLGRSYATRSLYSQSLRGAYGLGRSVKSKVLPMLLFVVMCVPAAIMVAVAVATKANDLPVDYTRYAIIMQAVISLYVASQAPQSVSRDLRFKTVPLYFSRPIETADYVRAKFAALASALFILTAAPLLVLYVGALLAKLDFADQTKGFAQGLVSVALLSLLFAGIGLVIASVTPRRGFGIAAVIAVMTISYGAVSTLQAIAEVQNSSSAIPWIGLFSPVTLIDGVQSAFLGASSAFPGGVGPNNGEGAVYVLVALGLIAASYGLLMRRYRKVGL comes from the coding sequence ATGGCAGTTGAGCAGCCCACGCGGACACCAGTCGCACAGTCGGGCGACCAGACCCGCATCCACAACATCGGCTACCGCACCTACGACGGCCCCCGCCTCGGCCGCTCCTACGCCACCCGGTCCCTGTACTCGCAGTCCCTGCGCGGCGCCTACGGCCTCGGCCGCTCGGTGAAGTCCAAGGTGCTGCCGATGCTGCTGTTCGTGGTGATGTGCGTGCCCGCGGCCATCATGGTCGCCGTCGCGGTCGCCACCAAGGCCAACGACCTGCCCGTCGACTACACGCGCTACGCGATCATCATGCAGGCCGTGATCAGCCTGTACGTCGCCTCGCAGGCACCCCAGTCCGTCTCCCGAGACCTGCGTTTCAAGACCGTGCCGCTGTACTTCTCGCGGCCCATCGAGACCGCCGACTACGTCCGGGCGAAGTTCGCGGCGCTGGCCTCCGCGCTGTTCATCCTCACCGCGGCCCCGCTGCTGGTGCTCTATGTGGGCGCGCTGCTGGCCAAGCTCGACTTCGCCGACCAGACCAAGGGGTTCGCACAGGGACTCGTCTCCGTGGCACTGCTCTCGCTGCTGTTCGCCGGCATCGGCCTCGTCATCGCCTCGGTCACCCCGCGCCGCGGCTTCGGCATCGCCGCCGTGATCGCCGTGATGACCATCTCCTACGGAGCGGTGTCCACCCTCCAGGCCATCGCCGAGGTGCAGAACAGCTCGAGCGCCATCCCCTGGATCGGCCTGTTCTCGCCGGTCACGCTCATCGACGGTGTGCAGTCCGCCTTCCTGGGCGCCTCGTCCGCCTTCCCCGGTGGAGTCGGGCCGAACAACGGGGAAGGCGCGGTCTACGTCCTCGTCGCCCTCGGCCTCATCGCCGCGTCCTACGGCCTGCTGATGCGCCGCTACCGAAAGGTCGGACTGTGA
- a CDS encoding ABC transporter ATP-binding protein — protein sequence MTTLSIDHVSRWFGNVVAVNDITMTIGPGVTGLLGPNGAGKSTLINMMGGFLAPSTGTVTLDGQPVWRNEAIYRHIGIVPEREAMYDFLTGREFVVANAELHGLGAKAAQKALATVEMEYAQDRKIQTYSKGMRQRVKMASALVHDPSLLLLDEPFNGMDPRQRMQLMDLLRRMGDEGRTVLFSSHILEEVEQLAWHIEVVVAGRHAASGDFRKIRRLMTDRPHRYLVRSSDDRALAAALIADPSTSGIEVDLTEGALHIQAVDFGRFTALLPKVARDQGIRLLTVSPSDESLESVFSYLVAA from the coding sequence GTGACCACGCTCTCGATCGACCACGTCTCCCGCTGGTTCGGCAACGTGGTCGCCGTCAACGACATCACCATGACGATCGGCCCCGGTGTCACCGGCCTGCTCGGCCCCAACGGCGCCGGGAAGTCCACCCTGATCAACATGATGGGCGGCTTCCTGGCCCCCTCCACCGGCACGGTCACCCTCGACGGCCAGCCGGTCTGGCGCAACGAGGCGATCTACCGGCACATCGGCATCGTCCCCGAGCGCGAGGCGATGTACGACTTCCTCACCGGCCGCGAATTCGTCGTCGCCAACGCCGAGTTGCACGGACTGGGCGCCAAGGCCGCCCAGAAGGCCCTGGCCACGGTCGAGATGGAGTACGCCCAGGACCGCAAGATCCAGACGTACTCCAAGGGCATGCGCCAGCGTGTGAAGATGGCGAGCGCCCTCGTCCACGACCCCTCGCTGCTCCTGCTCGACGAGCCCTTCAACGGCATGGACCCGCGCCAGCGCATGCAGCTGATGGACCTGCTGCGGCGGATGGGCGACGAGGGGCGCACGGTGCTGTTCTCCTCCCACATCCTCGAAGAGGTCGAGCAACTCGCCTGGCACATCGAGGTGGTGGTCGCGGGACGGCACGCGGCCAGCGGTGACTTCCGCAAGATCCGCCGACTGATGACCGACCGGCCGCACCGCTACCTGGTGCGCTCCAGCGACGACCGCGCCCTCGCGGCCGCGCTGATCGCCGACCCGTCGACGTCCGGCATCGAGGTCGATCTGACCGAGGGCGCGCTGCACATCCAGGCCGTCGACTTCGGCCGCTTCACCGCCCTGCTGCCGAAGGTGGCGCGTGACCAGGGCATCCGTCTGCTCACGGTCTCGCCGTCCGACGAGTCCCTCGAGTCCGTCTTCTCGTATCTGGTCGCGGCGTAG
- a CDS encoding ABC transporter permease subunit: MYDPTVARLTYRALLGRRRALILSALPLLLIAISVVVRALAGADDQTASDLLGGLALATMVPIIGVIAGTGAIGPEIDDGSVVYLLSKPVKRPTIIFTKLIVAIAVTMVFSALPTFIAGYILNGNGQQIAVAYTVAALVASIAYAAIFLLLGTVSRHAVVFGLVYALVWEALFGSLVSGARTLSVQQWALAVAQKVAGGDMVTSDVALPTATVLLAVVTVLATWYAGQKLRSLTLAGEE; the protein is encoded by the coding sequence ATGTACGACCCCACAGTCGCCCGGCTCACTTATCGAGCCCTGCTCGGCCGCCGCCGGGCCCTCATCCTGAGCGCGCTTCCGCTGCTGCTCATCGCGATCTCCGTGGTGGTGCGCGCGCTCGCCGGAGCCGACGACCAGACCGCCTCGGATCTGCTCGGCGGGCTGGCGCTGGCCACCATGGTGCCGATCATCGGCGTCATCGCCGGCACCGGCGCGATCGGGCCGGAGATCGACGACGGCTCGGTGGTGTATCTGCTGTCCAAGCCGGTGAAACGGCCGACGATCATCTTCACCAAGCTGATCGTGGCGATCGCCGTGACCATGGTGTTCTCGGCGCTGCCCACCTTCATCGCGGGCTACATCCTGAATGGCAACGGCCAGCAGATCGCCGTCGCCTACACGGTGGCCGCGCTGGTCGCCTCCATCGCCTACGCCGCGATCTTCCTGCTGCTGGGCACGGTGTCCCGGCACGCGGTGGTCTTCGGGCTGGTCTACGCGCTCGTCTGGGAGGCCCTGTTCGGCTCCCTGGTGTCCGGTGCGCGCACGCTGAGCGTTCAGCAGTGGGCGCTGGCGGTGGCGCAGAAGGTCGCCGGCGGGGACATGGTGACGTCGGACGTGGCACTGCCCACGGCGACGGTGTTGCTGGCGGTGGTCACCGTCCTCGCGACCTGGTACGCGGGACAGAAGCTGCGGTCGCTGACGCTGGCCGGTGAGGAGTAA
- a CDS encoding SGM_3592 family protein produces MADDWDDDLVLDEDFIRSAETSEPSARARMLAARWRREEPEPQPWRSDEPPAGWFFSKGRRRKWRRR; encoded by the coding sequence ATGGCAGACGATTGGGACGACGACCTCGTCCTGGACGAGGACTTCATACGGTCCGCCGAGACGTCGGAGCCGTCCGCCCGGGCCCGGATGCTGGCCGCGCGCTGGCGCCGTGAGGAGCCCGAGCCGCAGCCGTGGCGCTCGGACGAGCCGCCGGCGGGGTGGTTCTTCAGCAAGGGGCGCCGGCGCAAGTGGCGGCGCCGGTAA
- a CDS encoding HAD family hydrolase: MSAASPSGGFPYRLIATDLDGTLLRSDESVSQRTRDALTAATEAGAAHIVVTGRAVPWTRHILDDLGYRGLAVCGQGAQVYDAGEHRLLTSVTLDRQLAGVALAKIEAEVGPLFLAASRDGLDGEVMVGPGYAVTGTLPATPFTDASDLWTAPLNKIYIQHPDLTDDELTEAARRAAGGFVTVAMAGEGIVELLPLGLSKATGLSLAARRLGVKAADTIAFGDMPNDIPMFAWAARGVAMANAHEELKAVADEVTASHEEDGIAVVLERLLG; encoded by the coding sequence GTGAGTGCCGCGTCTCCCTCCGGGGGGTTCCCCTACAGGCTGATCGCGACCGACCTCGACGGAACGCTCCTGCGCTCCGACGAGTCGGTCTCGCAGCGCACCCGTGACGCCCTCACCGCGGCCACCGAGGCCGGTGCCGCGCACATCGTCGTCACGGGCCGCGCGGTCCCCTGGACCCGGCACATCCTCGACGACCTCGGCTACCGGGGCCTCGCCGTCTGCGGCCAGGGCGCGCAGGTGTACGACGCCGGCGAGCACCGGCTGCTGACCTCGGTGACCCTGGACCGGCAACTGGCGGGCGTGGCACTGGCCAAGATCGAGGCGGAGGTCGGGCCGCTGTTCCTCGCGGCTAGCCGCGACGGGCTGGACGGCGAGGTCATGGTGGGCCCCGGCTACGCGGTCACGGGCACGCTCCCGGCCACCCCGTTCACGGACGCGTCGGATCTGTGGACCGCCCCGCTGAACAAGATCTACATACAGCATCCGGACCTGACGGACGACGAGCTGACGGAAGCCGCCCGCCGCGCCGCAGGCGGCTTCGTCACGGTGGCCATGGCGGGCGAGGGCATCGTGGAACTGCTCCCCCTGGGCCTGTCCAAGGCGACCGGACTCTCGCTTGCGGCCCGCCGACTGGGTGTGAAGGCGGCGGACACCATCGCCTTCGGCGACATGCCCAACGACATCCCGATGTTCGCCTGGGCGGCGAGGGGCGTGGCCATGGCCAACGCCCACGAGGAGCTCAAGGCGGTGGCGGACGAGGTGACGGCCTCCCATGAGGAGGACGGGATCGCGGTGGTGCTGGAGCGGTTGCTGGGCTGA
- the serS gene encoding serine--tRNA ligase — MIDLRLLREDPDRVRASQRARGEDVALVDALLSADERRRSSGVRFDELRAEQKQLGKLIPKAAGDEKAELLKKASQLAADVKTADAERDAADAETQELLLRLGNLVHPDVPVGGEEDFVTLETHGEIRDFSAEGFEPKDHLELGTLLGAIDVERGAKVSGSRFYFLTGVGALLELALVNAAMAQATAAGFTPMLTPALVRPQSMAGTGFLGQAAQDVYHLDNDDLYLVGTSEVPLAAYHMDEILDADKLPLRYAGFSPCFRREAGSHGKDTRGIFRVHQFDKVEMFSYVAPEDSQAEHQRLLEWEKQWLTSLELPFRVIDVASADLGSSASRKFDCEAWIPTQGKYRELTSTSDCTEFQSRRLSIRVREDKKVRPLATLNGTLCAVPRTIVAILENHQQADGSVRVPEVLRPYLGGREVLEPVAK; from the coding sequence GTGATTGACCTTCGCCTGCTCCGTGAGGACCCCGACCGAGTGCGCGCCTCGCAGCGCGCCCGTGGAGAGGACGTCGCGCTCGTCGACGCCCTCCTGTCTGCCGACGAGCGGCGCAGGTCGTCCGGCGTCCGCTTCGACGAGCTCCGTGCCGAGCAGAAGCAGCTCGGCAAGCTGATCCCCAAGGCCGCGGGGGACGAGAAGGCCGAGCTGCTGAAGAAGGCGAGCCAGCTGGCCGCCGACGTCAAGACGGCCGACGCCGAGCGCGACGCGGCCGACGCCGAGACCCAGGAGCTGCTTCTGCGGCTCGGCAACCTCGTCCACCCCGACGTCCCGGTCGGCGGCGAGGAGGACTTCGTCACGCTGGAGACGCACGGCGAGATCCGCGACTTCTCGGCCGAGGGCTTCGAGCCGAAGGACCACCTGGAGCTCGGCACCCTCCTCGGCGCGATCGACGTCGAGCGCGGCGCGAAGGTGTCCGGCTCGCGCTTCTACTTCCTCACCGGCGTCGGCGCCCTGCTGGAGCTGGCCCTGGTCAACGCGGCGATGGCCCAGGCCACGGCGGCCGGCTTCACACCGATGCTGACCCCGGCGCTGGTCCGCCCCCAGTCGATGGCCGGCACCGGCTTCCTCGGCCAGGCCGCGCAGGACGTCTACCACCTCGACAACGACGACCTCTACCTGGTCGGCACTTCCGAGGTCCCGCTCGCCGCGTACCACATGGACGAGATCCTCGACGCCGACAAGCTCCCGCTGCGCTACGCGGGCTTCTCGCCCTGCTTCCGCCGCGAGGCCGGCTCGCACGGCAAGGACACCCGGGGCATCTTCCGGGTGCACCAGTTCGACAAGGTCGAGATGTTCTCCTATGTCGCTCCCGAGGACTCGCAGGCCGAGCACCAGCGCCTGCTGGAGTGGGAGAAGCAGTGGCTGACGTCGCTGGAGCTGCCGTTCCGGGTCATCGACGTCGCCTCCGCCGACCTCGGCTCCTCGGCCTCCCGCAAGTTCGACTGCGAGGCGTGGATCCCGACGCAGGGCAAGTACCGCGAGCTGACCTCGACCTCGGACTGCACCGAGTTCCAGTCCCGGCGGCTGTCGATCCGCGTGCGTGAGGACAAGAAGGTGCGCCCGCTGGCGACCCTCAACGGCACGCTGTGCGCCGTGCCCCGCACCATCGTGGCGATCCTGGAGAACCACCAGCAGGCCGACGGCTCCGTCCGGGTTCCCGAGGTGCTGCGCCCGTACCTGGGCGGCCGGGAGGTCCTGGAGCCGGTCGCGAAGTGA
- the pheA gene encoding prephenate dehydratase, whose product MPASYAYLGPEGTFTEAALRTLPEAATRELIPYVSVQSALDAVRAGEAEGAFVPIENSVEGGITTTLDELVAGAPLMIYREVLLSITFALLVRPGTKLSDIKTVSAHPAAQPQVRNWLRNNLPDAQWESAASNADAARLVQEGQYDAAFAGEFAAAMYGLEALETGIHDAENAQTRFVLVGRPARPAAPSGADKTSVVLWQRDDHPGGLRDLLGEFATRGINLMLLQSRPTGAGIGNYCFCIDAEGHISDRRVAEALMGLKRICLEVRFLGSYPRADMKAADVRLPGTSDEEFVSAADWVARCQDGRF is encoded by the coding sequence ATGCCAGCGAGCTACGCCTATCTCGGCCCCGAAGGCACCTTCACCGAGGCCGCCCTGCGCACCCTTCCCGAGGCCGCGACCCGGGAGCTGATCCCCTACGTGTCCGTGCAGTCCGCGCTGGACGCGGTGCGCGCCGGCGAGGCCGAGGGCGCGTTCGTGCCGATCGAGAACTCCGTCGAGGGCGGCATCACGACCACGCTCGACGAGCTGGTCGCGGGCGCGCCGCTGATGATCTACCGCGAGGTGCTGCTGTCGATCACCTTCGCGCTGCTGGTCAGGCCGGGCACGAAGCTGTCGGACATCAAGACCGTCTCGGCGCATCCGGCCGCCCAGCCCCAGGTGCGCAACTGGCTCAGGAACAACCTCCCCGACGCCCAGTGGGAGTCGGCCGCCTCGAACGCGGACGCCGCCCGACTGGTCCAGGAGGGCCAGTACGACGCGGCCTTCGCGGGCGAGTTCGCCGCCGCGATGTACGGCCTGGAGGCGCTGGAGACCGGCATCCACGACGCGGAGAACGCCCAGACCCGCTTCGTACTGGTGGGCCGGCCGGCCCGGCCCGCGGCACCGTCCGGCGCGGACAAGACGTCCGTCGTGCTGTGGCAGCGTGACGACCATCCCGGCGGCCTGCGCGACCTTCTGGGCGAGTTCGCCACCCGCGGCATCAACCTGATGCTGCTCCAGTCCCGGCCGACCGGCGCGGGCATCGGCAACTACTGCTTCTGCATCGACGCCGAGGGCCATATCTCCGACCGCCGGGTGGCCGAGGCGCTGATGGGGCTCAAGCGGATCTGCCTGGAGGTGCGCTTCCTGGGCTCGTATCCGCGCGCGGACATGAAGGCGGCGGATGTGCGGCTGCCGGGGACGTCGGACGAGGAGTTCGTCTCGGCGGCGGACTGGGTGGCGCGCTGCCAGGACGGGCGGTTCTGA
- the efeB gene encoding iron uptake transporter deferrochelatase/peroxidase subunit, which translates to MSDQSIPEARTPETPDAPKTPGKALKGETALNGGLPKSAGGKEGMSRRRLLGTAGATGLVLGAAGGAVGYAARPAEATPLASLGADQVMFHGKHQPGILQGLQARGHVIAFDLAAGAGRKEAAALLRRWSETARRLMAGEAAKEDDTDVARDAGPSSLTITFGFGYSFFARTGLEKQRPVSLDPLPDFSSDQLDKARSNGDLWVQIGANDALVAFHALRAIQKDAGQAAKVRWQMNGFNRSPGATAHPMTARNLMGQMDGTRNPKPSEADFDQRIFVPESGSKDPAWMANGSYAVVRRIRMLLDDWEQLSVKEQEDVIGRRKSDGAPLSGGTETTEMDLEKTDKAGNLIVPINAHARITRPDQNGGAAMLRRPFSFHDGIDADGVPDAGLLFICWQADPLRGFVTVQRKLDRGDALSKYIRHEASGLFAVPGGAAKGEYVGQRLLEG; encoded by the coding sequence ATGTCTGACCAGTCCATCCCGGAGGCCCGTACCCCCGAGACCCCCGACGCCCCCAAGACTCCCGGGAAGGCGCTCAAGGGCGAGACCGCACTTAATGGCGGTCTTCCCAAGAGCGCCGGCGGCAAGGAGGGCATGTCGCGACGTCGGCTGCTCGGAACCGCCGGTGCCACCGGGCTGGTGCTCGGTGCGGCCGGCGGGGCCGTGGGATATGCCGCGCGGCCGGCCGAGGCGACGCCGCTCGCCTCGCTGGGAGCCGATCAGGTGATGTTTCACGGGAAACATCAGCCCGGCATCCTCCAGGGCCTCCAGGCACGCGGCCACGTCATCGCCTTCGACCTGGCGGCGGGTGCCGGACGCAAGGAGGCGGCGGCGCTGCTGCGCCGCTGGTCGGAGACAGCACGGCGGCTGATGGCGGGCGAGGCGGCCAAGGAGGACGACACGGATGTCGCCCGCGACGCCGGGCCGTCCTCGCTGACGATCACCTTCGGCTTCGGATACAGCTTCTTCGCGCGCACCGGCCTGGAGAAGCAGCGCCCCGTCTCCCTGGACCCGCTGCCCGACTTCTCCTCCGACCAGCTCGACAAGGCACGCAGCAACGGCGATCTGTGGGTGCAGATCGGCGCCAATGACGCCCTGGTCGCCTTCCACGCCCTGCGCGCGATCCAGAAGGACGCGGGGCAGGCGGCCAAGGTGCGCTGGCAGATGAACGGCTTCAACCGCTCGCCGGGTGCCACCGCGCACCCGATGACGGCCCGCAACCTGATGGGCCAGATGGACGGCACGCGCAATCCGAAGCCATCGGAGGCCGACTTCGACCAGCGGATCTTCGTGCCCGAGTCCGGTTCGAAGGACCCGGCTTGGATGGCGAACGGCTCCTACGCCGTCGTACGCCGCATCCGCATGCTCCTCGACGACTGGGAGCAGCTCTCGGTCAAGGAGCAGGAGGACGTCATCGGACGCCGCAAGTCCGACGGGGCGCCGCTGTCGGGGGGCACCGAGACGACCGAGATGGATCTGGAGAAGACGGACAAGGCCGGGAACCTGATCGTCCCCATCAACGCCCACGCGCGCATCACCCGGCCCGACCAGAACGGCGGCGCGGCGATGCTGCGGCGCCCCTTCTCATTCCACGACGGCATCGACGCGGACGGCGTGCCCGACGCGGGCCTCCTCTTCATCTGCTGGCAGGCCGACCCGCTGCGCGGCTTCGTCACCGTCCAGCGCAAGCTCGACCGGGGCGACGCGCTGTCGAAGTACATCCGGCACGAGGCGAGCGGACTGTTCGCGGTGCCGGGCGGGGCGGCCAAGGGGGAGTACGTGGGGCAGCGGTTGCTGGAGGGGTGA